One window of Haemorhous mexicanus isolate bHaeMex1 chromosome 16, bHaeMex1.pri, whole genome shotgun sequence genomic DNA carries:
- the LOC132334821 gene encoding uncharacterized protein LOC132334821 isoform X2, whose translation MKVAVLSVALLFSILLCPPAQAKGLRMPLDRCPPPKMPGPPRGPLPNQGSWSERGAGPVPQLKQISLEALNSHPSACALLPGAVSPHSPRRSSPDPAFVLLSRHSWKEPKMISESPLRLKSCVLFCGRSAWLPLWMPRLEGPVSFFLSSGMRR comes from the exons atgaaggtggctgtgctcagcgtggccctgctcttctccatcctgctgtgccccccggCACAGGCCAAG GGTCTCCGGATGCCTTTGGATCGCTGCCCTCCACCTAAGATGCCTGGACCCCCCCGTGGGCCGCTGCCAAATCAAGGAAGCTGGAGTGAGAGAGGGGCTGGACCTGTGCCACAG CTCAAACAGATCTCCTTGGAGGCCCTGAAttcccatccctctgcctgtgccctgctccctggagctgtgtccccccacagccccagaagGTCCAGTCCAGACCCAGCCTTTGTTCTCCTTTCCAGGCACTCCTGGAAGGAGCCCAAGATGATCTCCGAGAG ccccctgcgGCTAAAGAGCTGCGTGCTCTTCTGCGGCAGAAGCGCCTGGCTGCCTCTCTGGATGCCTAg GTTGGAAGGACCAGtgtcctttttcctctccagtggCATGAGGAGATGA
- the LOC132334821 gene encoding uncharacterized protein LOC132334821 isoform X4 — MKVAVLSVALLFSILLCPPAQAKGLRMPLDRCPPPKMPGPPRGPLPNQGSWSERGAGPVPQALLEGAQDDLREPPAAKELRALLRQKRLAASLDA; from the exons atgaaggtggctgtgctcagcgtggccctgctcttctccatcctgctgtgccccccggCACAGGCCAAG GGTCTCCGGATGCCTTTGGATCGCTGCCCTCCACCTAAGATGCCTGGACCCCCCCGTGGGCCGCTGCCAAATCAAGGAAGCTGGAGTGAGAGAGGGGCTGGACCTGTGCCACAG GCACTCCTGGAAGGAGCCCAAGATGATCTCCGAGAG ccccctgcgGCTAAAGAGCTGCGTGCTCTTCTGCGGCAGAAGCGCCTGGCTGCCTCTCTGGATGCCTAg
- the LOC132334821 gene encoding uncharacterized protein LOC132334821 isoform X1, with translation MKVAVLSVALLFSILLCPPAQAKGLRMPLDRCPPPKMPGPPRGPLPNQGSWSERGAGPVPQALLEGAQDDLRELDLDNVVVLETPAGVRPSPFMATTAQDIPVCPSTAQCTPPDSPDNAFPQGSSPGNPFPRAPAAFPSRSPQEPLDEPGCSPCPSCASWPGAQCFW, from the exons atgaaggtggctgtgctcagcgtggccctgctcttctccatcctgctgtgccccccggCACAGGCCAAG GGTCTCCGGATGCCTTTGGATCGCTGCCCTCCACCTAAGATGCCTGGACCCCCCCGTGGGCCGCTGCCAAATCAAGGAAGCTGGAGTGAGAGAGGGGCTGGACCTGTGCCACAG GCACTCCTGGAAGGAGCCCAAGATGATCTCCGAGAG ctggatttAGACAATGTTGTGGTCCTGGAGACGCCTGCCGGTGTCAGACCCTCCCCTTTCAtggccaccacagcccaggacatcccagtttgtcccagcacagcccagtgcacCCCTCCTGACAGCCCAGACAATGCCTTTCCCCAGGGCTCCTCACCAGGGAATCCTTTCCCCAGGGCCCCTGCTGCATTCCCATCCCGGTCACCCCAGGAGCCCCTGGATGAGCCAggatgcagcccctgccccagctgtgcctcttgGCCAGGAGCCCAGTGCTTCTGGTGA
- the LOC132334821 gene encoding uncharacterized protein LOC132334821 isoform X3 — MKVAVLSVALLFSILLCPPAQAKALLEGAQDDLRELDLDNVVVLETPAGVRPSPFMATTAQDIPVCPSTAQCTPPDSPDNAFPQGSSPGNPFPRAPAAFPSRSPQEPLDEPGCSPCPSCASWPGAQCFW; from the exons atgaaggtggctgtgctcagcgtggccctgctcttctccatcctgctgtgccccccggCACAGGCCAAG GCACTCCTGGAAGGAGCCCAAGATGATCTCCGAGAG ctggatttAGACAATGTTGTGGTCCTGGAGACGCCTGCCGGTGTCAGACCCTCCCCTTTCAtggccaccacagcccaggacatcccagtttgtcccagcacagcccagtgcacCCCTCCTGACAGCCCAGACAATGCCTTTCCCCAGGGCTCCTCACCAGGGAATCCTTTCCCCAGGGCCCCTGCTGCATTCCCATCCCGGTCACCCCAGGAGCCCCTGGATGAGCCAggatgcagcccctgccccagctgtgcctcttgGCCAGGAGCCCAGTGCTTCTGGTGA